The Syntrophales bacterium sequence AGCGGGGGCTCTGTTCCCCGCCCGTATGTTGCCCGCAGAGGGGGCATGCTACTAACGAACTAAAGGGTGGCATGGACAAACCATGTGCCGGACCTTGATCCGGTATTGTTTGTCCGTGCGAAAAAACCCATAATCATGTTGCCCACAGGGGGCCACGCTACGTGGATTTGGTACAGGAAGAGCATATAAAGGGGTAAAACCCTTACGGGTAAACTCCGAATAAGGAATTTTATGCGACCGAATAAGGATTTTAGGCGTAAGCCTTTTATACGAGCGCAGGGTCTCCGTGCCCTACAGAGGGGCTAACAATCCCGTCACGTAAGGAGGAAGACATGAAAAGCCTCAGGATGTCTGTTATTGTAGTTGCAATTCTTCTTTACTGTATGGCCGCGCTTTCCTGCCAGCAGGGAGAAGAGGCTCAAAAGGTCAACCTTGACAAGAAGACTGCCAACCTCAGCCAATTAAGAAAAGACACAGGGAAGATCAAAAGCCTCGTATTTTGCTTTGACCTTCGGCTCAGTCCTGAAGAGGATGCGCAGATCTACGGTTCTTTTCTTGACTATCTGGAAAAGGAGACCGGGCTTGATTTTGATCTTCTTTTTTCAAAGGATTACAAAGAAACCATTGACAATATCGGTACGGGCAAGGCTCAGTTTGCTATCATAGGTGGTTTGAGTTACCTCAAGGCCGAACACGATTACGGCGTGAGGATGCTGGTCAAAGGTCTCGATGAGAAAGGAAAAGGAAACTACAGGGCCGCCATTATTGTCAAAAAGACAAGCCCTCTCAATCAATTATCCCAGCTGAAAGGCCGCACTTTTGCCTTTGGATCAAAGTATTCTACCCAGGGACACCTTATCCCCCGTTACATGTTGGAAAGGGAGGGGATATCCCTTACAGATCTGAAGAAACACCTCTTTGTGGGATCCCACTGGGCGTGCGCCAAGGCCGTTATTAGAGGGGATGTTTCAGCCGGAGGAGTT is a genomic window containing:
- the phnD gene encoding phosphate/phosphite/phosphonate ABC transporter substrate-binding protein, coding for MKSLRMSVIVVAILLYCMAALSCQQGEEAQKVNLDKKTANLSQLRKDTGKIKSLVFCFDLRLSPEEDAQIYGSFLDYLEKETGLDFDLLFSKDYKETIDNIGTGKAQFAIIGGLSYLKAEHDYGVRMLVKGLDEKGKGNYRAAIIVKKTSPLNQLSQLKGRTFAFGSKYSTQGHLIPRYMLEREGISLTDLKKHLFVGSHWACAKAVIRGDVSAGGVQDRLALDLEKQGDVKILAISDYYSRSGIAVNKDVAEETASKVKTALLQFEPLGKDKEGLINWSKTEMPGGFTAVQPGDYDVLKKLAARYQLLGDE